Within Chlamydia pneumoniae TW-183, the genomic segment TGATGCGATTGTGCATGGCGCAGAGCTATTTGTATCGGGCCATGAAAAAGATTCGTAAAATGCTCGGAGTACCTCCCTTATGGGTGCTGCTAAGGCTGACGGATAAGGAAATAAAAATGTTTGCTAAAGAGCCTATTCCTGTTTTGGAACACTATGCTAGAAAACGAAAGCTTGAAAATGTCCGTTGGAAGCAAATTTATCAATCCTACTTTGTTTAACTTTAACTAGAACTGCCTATCTCTAAAATGACTGTTTGATGATCTTATGTAAAACAGCTTTTTTCTTTTATTAGCAGGCAGGATCTTTAGTTGTGCACGGTATTTTGCTACTGTACGTCGGGCACAAGGAATCCCTTTTGCAGTGATTCTGTCACTGATCACACTATCAGATAGAGGAGTTTGTTCCGTTGCGATCCATTGGCGGATCCATTGTAGAACATTCTCTTTAGAATGCGAGGAATCTTGATGGATTCCTCGGGGGAAGAGGTGCTTTAGAGGGAAAATCCCTATAGGAGCTGCAACCGCTTTGTTTTCAATGGCACGGAAGATTGTTGACTCATGAAAAGAGAGATCTTCAGCCAAATCTTTAATGCCTAAAGGATAGGGGGCTGGAATTTTTCCTAATAAAAAGTCTTCTTGTTTGGGGAGAAGTGTCTCCATCACTTGAAGGAGCGTTTGTTCTCGTTTTCTGAGATTTTTGATTAGCCACTTTGCTGATAAAATTTGTTGAGAGAGGTTTTTCTGCTCTTCTTTAGGAAGGTGTTCATAGAAGTGAAACGTTTCTTTATTCAGCTTTATAGATGGCAAGCCTCGAGTACTCACTTCAATTTTCCAAGATCCTGAGGAATAAAAAAGATAAATATCGGGAAGAGGAGTTGATACCATGGGCTTCACAGTGCAAGCTGCTGCAGGACACCAAGGTATAGATCCTAATGCTTTTTTTAAAATATTTCGAAGTTCGGATAAAGAGAGACTGAACTTTTTCATAATAGGCGCAAA encodes:
- the rpoN gene encoding RNA polymerase factor sigma-54 is translated as MFQQKQKLSLKYLPSLRMQQGLQMLQSPLTELSSYVVQEIIDNPFFDLSSLEEEEWSPCYRPTNSTFSYLNQTPGPQESLYTRLLPQIEEAFSTAEERFIAHQIAGNLSDEGLFLRNPEDFAQELELPLEKIHKVWDTIQNLSPEGIASPSLQSYWMKLLRNSSHQQAYSIVRDCYPLMTNCEFAPIMKKFSLSLSELRNILKKALGSIPWCPAAACTVKPMVSTPLPDIYLFYSSGSWKIEVSTRGLPSIKLNKETFHFYEHLPKEEQKNLSQQILSAKWLIKNLRKREQTLLQVMETLLPKQEDFLLGKIPAPYPLGIKDLAEDLSFHESTIFRAIENKAVAAPIGIFPLKHLFPRGIHQDSSHSKENVLQWIRQWIATEQTPLSDSVISDRITAKGIPCARRTVAKYRAQLKILPANKRKKLFYIRSSNSHFRDRQF